A DNA window from Pseudomonas sp. B21-056 contains the following coding sequences:
- a CDS encoding amino acid adenylation domain-containing protein codes for MASPTPLFSALLNYRHSSVEMTDEGLLAWDGMQMLSSEERTNYPLTLNVDDLGTGFSLTVQVDAQLDAQRLCGYMQKALRSLVDALEEAPQTPVQNLTVMPAAERRQLLDDWNTADQVHAHDALLHARFEAWAVAKPDAPALLFEEQVLTYGELNARANQLAHRLLSLGIRPDDRVAICVERGLDMIVGLLGILKSGAGYVPVDPAYPAERITYLLEDSAPVAIVVHTATRGLLVEESVRIVDLNGPGLQSQPEVNPHVPGLTSHHLAYVIYTSGSTGQPKGVMVEHRNVARLFSATQTWFEFGPRDVWALFHSFAFDFSVWEIWGALLHGGRLLVVPQLVSRSPQNCYALLCESGVTVLNQTPSAFRQLIAAQGESDLSHSLRQVIFGGEALETGILKPWYAREANTGTQLVNMYGITETTVHVTYHALEAADAQRVGVSPIGKRIPDLQLYVLDARREPVPVGVVGEIHVGGAGVSRGYLNRAQLTAERFLDNPFSAEPNARMYKTGDLGRWLADGSLEYLGRNDDQVKIRGFRIELGEVEATLADCEGVRDAVVITREDQPGDKRLVAYVIAMADVQLTAADLRLRLLGTLAEHMVPSAFVLLDAFPLTSHGKLDRKALPVPDQSSVVSRGYEAPQGAVETAIAGIWQDLLQLEQVGRQDNFFELGGHSLLAVKLIERMRKINLAADVRVLFGQPTLAALAAAVSSVREITVPANDIPDGCTRITPDMLPLADLDQQAVDGLVARVSGGAGNVQDIYPLAPLQEGILYHHLAAVQGDPYLQYMTFAFDTASRLEAFTQALQVVVARHDILRTAVLWEGLAEPVQVVLRQAQLDVEPVLLDPTAGDIAGQLHERFDPRHYRLDIRQAPMMRVAYAQDPANQRWVGILLFHHLVDDATSLGVLAAEIEAHMLGQAQHLLASVPYRNYVAQARLGVSREAHEGFFRDMLGDVDEPTLPFGLLDVQGDGSGIEEVRQDVSADLARRLRSQARQLGVSPASLYHLVWAQVLGAVSGRDDVVFGTVLVGRMQGGEGADRALGMFINTLPLRVSLGQVGVRAGVKATHARLTALLGHEHASLVLAQRCSGVEAPMPLFSALLNYRHTATVASTEALTAWSGIELLGGEERTNYPLTLSVDDQGGGFRFSIMTPARIGAQRLCGYVQQALHNLIWMLEQTPEAPLHQLAILPTEESEQLLEAFNATQVDYPEDPIFHRAFEAQAERTPQALAVQQGEQQLSYRELNARANRLAHYLLEQGVKPDSRVAICVERSLDMVVGLLAILKAGGSYVPLDPAYPLDRIAYMLEDSAPAAVLAEAGTCGLLTGAAIPLIAVDGDAWLDRPTGNPSVTDLIPAHLAYVIYTSGSTGKPKGVMVEHRNLTNLLWAMRDTLAVAPTDRVLALTTLGFDIAGLELYLPLVCGAGVVLATRDQGRDGQSLAEVVANHGVTVAQATPASWRMLLESGWPGDQQLTALCGGEALPAELAQRLGTRVKTLFNVYGPTETTIWSSSTPVEDPESDDGPVNIGRPIANTRFYLLNAHGKPVPVGVAGELYIGGAGVARGYMNRDELTAERFLCDPFSDVANARMYRTGDLGRYLPDGRVEYLGRNDDQVKIRGFRIELGEIEARLAQHADVKDAVVLVREDMPGEKRLVAYFTQLDPDATVNIETLRMHLQSRLPGHMVPAAYVRLDLLPLTPNGKLDRKALPAPDLASVIRRGYEAPVGDTEITLAQLWAEILNVERVGRHDDFFELGGHSLLAVSLMERMRQEGMEADVRTLFEQPTLSDYAAMTEKMEIVL; via the coding sequence GTGGCCTCACCGACACCTCTGTTCAGCGCGCTGTTGAACTACCGGCACAGTTCGGTGGAGATGACGGATGAAGGGTTGTTGGCCTGGGATGGCATGCAGATGCTGTCCAGCGAAGAGCGCACTAACTATCCGCTGACCCTGAACGTCGATGACCTCGGCACAGGCTTCAGCCTGACGGTCCAGGTGGACGCGCAACTCGATGCCCAACGCCTCTGTGGCTACATGCAGAAGGCGCTTCGCAGCCTGGTGGATGCATTGGAAGAGGCGCCGCAGACACCGGTGCAGAATCTGACGGTGATGCCAGCGGCCGAGCGTCGGCAGTTGCTCGACGACTGGAATACGGCGGACCAGGTGCATGCCCATGACGCACTGTTGCATGCTCGGTTCGAAGCCTGGGCGGTGGCGAAACCCGATGCGCCGGCTCTGCTCTTCGAAGAGCAGGTGCTGACCTACGGCGAACTCAACGCCCGGGCGAACCAGCTTGCCCATCGCTTGCTGTCGCTGGGTATCCGCCCGGATGATCGGGTGGCGATCTGCGTCGAGCGCGGGCTGGACATGATCGTGGGGTTACTGGGCATCCTGAAATCCGGGGCCGGCTACGTACCGGTCGATCCGGCCTATCCGGCAGAGCGCATCACTTACCTGCTTGAAGACAGCGCGCCGGTGGCGATTGTGGTGCACACCGCGACCCGGGGCCTGCTGGTCGAGGAGTCGGTCCGGATAGTCGACCTGAATGGTCCCGGGTTGCAGAGCCAACCCGAGGTCAATCCGCACGTGCCGGGGCTGACGTCGCACCACCTCGCCTATGTGATCTACACCTCGGGCTCCACTGGGCAGCCCAAGGGGGTGATGGTCGAGCACCGCAACGTGGCGCGCCTGTTCTCGGCCACGCAAACGTGGTTCGAGTTTGGCCCGCGGGATGTCTGGGCGTTGTTCCACTCGTTTGCCTTCGATTTCTCGGTCTGGGAAATCTGGGGCGCCTTGCTCCATGGCGGGCGATTGCTGGTGGTGCCGCAACTGGTCAGCCGTTCTCCCCAGAACTGCTACGCGTTGCTGTGCGAATCGGGGGTCACCGTGCTCAACCAGACCCCAAGCGCGTTCCGCCAGTTGATCGCGGCCCAGGGCGAGAGCGATCTGAGCCACAGCTTGCGCCAGGTGATCTTTGGCGGTGAAGCACTGGAAACCGGGATCCTCAAACCGTGGTATGCCCGCGAAGCCAATACTGGTACGCAACTGGTGAACATGTACGGCATCACCGAAACCACCGTGCACGTGACTTACCATGCGCTGGAGGCTGCGGATGCCCAACGGGTTGGCGTCAGCCCCATTGGCAAGCGCATTCCAGACCTGCAACTGTACGTGCTCGATGCCCGGCGCGAGCCGGTGCCGGTGGGTGTGGTCGGTGAAATCCATGTCGGCGGCGCCGGTGTCAGTCGTGGCTACCTGAACCGCGCCCAGCTGACCGCCGAGCGCTTCCTCGATAATCCTTTCAGCGCCGAGCCGAACGCACGGATGTACAAGACCGGCGATCTGGGGCGCTGGCTGGCCGACGGCAGCCTGGAGTATCTGGGACGCAACGACGACCAGGTGAAGATCCGCGGCTTCCGTATCGAGCTGGGAGAAGTCGAAGCGACCTTGGCCGATTGCGAAGGAGTCCGCGACGCGGTGGTCATTACCCGGGAAGACCAACCGGGCGACAAGCGCCTGGTGGCTTATGTCATCGCCATGGCGGATGTACAACTCACCGCCGCCGATCTGCGCCTGCGCCTGCTCGGCACATTGGCCGAGCACATGGTGCCGAGCGCCTTTGTGTTGCTGGACGCTTTCCCGCTGACCAGCCACGGCAAACTCGACCGCAAGGCTTTGCCGGTGCCCGATCAGTCCTCGGTGGTGAGCCGCGGCTACGAGGCCCCTCAAGGCGCGGTCGAGACTGCCATTGCCGGGATCTGGCAAGACCTGCTCCAGCTCGAACAGGTGGGGCGCCAGGACAATTTCTTTGAACTGGGCGGCCATTCGTTGCTGGCGGTTAAACTGATCGAGCGTATGCGTAAGATCAATCTGGCTGCCGACGTCCGGGTGCTGTTCGGCCAGCCAACGCTGGCGGCGCTGGCCGCGGCGGTAAGCAGTGTCCGCGAAATCACGGTACCGGCCAATGATATTCCCGATGGTTGCACCCGTATCACCCCCGATATGCTGCCGTTGGCCGACCTGGATCAACAGGCGGTCGACGGACTGGTCGCAAGAGTGTCCGGTGGCGCCGGCAACGTGCAGGACATCTACCCGTTGGCGCCGTTGCAGGAAGGCATTCTCTACCATCACCTCGCCGCTGTGCAGGGCGATCCCTACCTTCAGTACATGACGTTTGCGTTCGATACCGCCAGCCGTCTCGAAGCTTTCACCCAGGCGCTGCAGGTCGTCGTTGCACGGCATGACATCTTGCGCACGGCCGTGCTCTGGGAGGGGCTGGCCGAGCCTGTGCAGGTGGTCTTGCGGCAAGCGCAGCTGGATGTCGAACCGGTGCTGCTGGACCCGACAGCCGGGGACATTGCCGGGCAGTTGCATGAGCGCTTCGATCCGCGTCATTACCGCCTGGACATCCGTCAGGCACCGATGATGCGGGTTGCTTATGCCCAGGACCCGGCGAACCAGCGCTGGGTGGGCATCCTGCTGTTCCACCACCTGGTGGATGACGCCACTTCGCTGGGGGTGCTGGCCGCGGAAATCGAGGCGCACATGCTCGGTCAGGCGCAGCATCTACTCGCTTCGGTACCTTATCGCAACTATGTGGCGCAGGCACGCCTGGGCGTGAGTCGCGAGGCCCATGAAGGGTTCTTCCGTGACATGCTCGGTGACGTCGACGAACCGACACTGCCGTTCGGCTTGCTGGACGTGCAGGGTGACGGCAGCGGTATCGAAGAGGTGCGCCAGGACGTCAGCGCAGACCTGGCACGGCGCCTGCGCAGTCAGGCCCGTCAGTTGGGCGTGAGCCCCGCCAGCCTGTATCACCTGGTCTGGGCGCAGGTGCTGGGCGCGGTGTCGGGCCGGGACGACGTGGTGTTTGGCACCGTGCTGGTCGGACGGATGCAGGGGGGGGAGGGGGCCGACCGGGCCCTGGGAATGTTCATCAACACTTTGCCGTTGCGGGTGAGCCTGGGGCAGGTCGGGGTGCGTGCCGGGGTCAAGGCGACCCATGCCCGCCTGACCGCGCTGCTGGGCCATGAGCATGCTTCGCTGGTGCTGGCCCAGCGTTGCAGTGGCGTGGAAGCACCCATGCCGCTGTTCAGTGCCTTGCTCAACTATCGCCACACCGCCACGGTCGCCTCGACCGAGGCGCTGACGGCCTGGAGCGGTATCGAACTGCTCGGCGGTGAAGAACGGACCAACTATCCGTTGACCCTGTCGGTCGACGACCAGGGCGGGGGGTTCAGATTCAGCATCATGACCCCGGCGAGGATTGGTGCTCAGCGTCTGTGCGGCTATGTACAACAGGCGTTGCACAACCTCATATGGATGCTCGAGCAGACACCCGAGGCGCCGCTGCACCAACTGGCGATCCTGCCGACAGAAGAGTCCGAGCAACTGCTGGAGGCGTTCAACGCTACGCAAGTCGACTATCCAGAAGACCCGATTTTCCATCGCGCCTTTGAAGCCCAGGCGGAGCGCACGCCGCAAGCCCTGGCGGTACAGCAGGGTGAGCAGCAGCTGAGCTATCGCGAGCTCAATGCGCGTGCCAACCGATTGGCGCATTACCTGCTTGAGCAGGGTGTGAAGCCGGATTCGCGCGTGGCGATCTGTGTCGAACGCAGCCTCGACATGGTCGTGGGGCTGCTGGCGATCCTCAAGGCGGGCGGCAGCTATGTGCCACTGGACCCGGCCTACCCGCTGGATCGGATCGCCTACATGCTGGAGGACAGCGCGCCTGCTGCAGTGCTGGCGGAAGCCGGCACCTGTGGGCTGCTGACAGGGGCTGCGATTCCGCTCATTGCCGTCGACGGCGATGCCTGGTTGGACCGGCCGACGGGCAACCCGTCCGTGACGGACCTGATTCCGGCCCACTTGGCGTATGTGATCTACACCTCGGGCTCCACCGGCAAGCCGAAGGGGGTGATGGTCGAGCATCGCAACCTGACCAACCTGCTGTGGGCGATGCGCGACACCCTGGCTGTCGCGCCGACCGATCGCGTGCTGGCACTGACCACCCTGGGCTTCGACATTGCTGGCCTGGAGCTGTACCTGCCGCTGGTCTGCGGTGCAGGCGTGGTGTTGGCAACCCGTGACCAGGGGCGCGATGGCCAATCCCTGGCCGAGGTGGTTGCCAACCATGGCGTCACCGTTGCCCAGGCCACCCCGGCGAGCTGGCGCATGTTGCTGGAGTCGGGTTGGCCGGGGGATCAGCAACTGACCGCGCTGTGCGGCGGTGAAGCGTTGCCCGCTGAGCTGGCCCAGCGCCTGGGTACCCGGGTCAAGACGCTGTTCAATGTCTACGGCCCTACCGAAACGACGATCTGGTCATCGTCCACTCCGGTTGAAGATCCGGAGTCGGACGACGGCCCGGTCAATATCGGTCGGCCTATAGCCAACACCCGGTTCTACCTGCTCAACGCTCACGGCAAGCCTGTACCGGTGGGCGTAGCGGGCGAACTCTACATCGGTGGCGCAGGGGTGGCGCGGGGGTACATGAACCGCGATGAGCTCACCGCCGAACGCTTCCTCTGCGATCCGTTCAGCGATGTTGCGAACGCCCGTATGTACCGCACGGGCGACCTCGGCCGCTATCTGCCGGATGGCAGGGTCGAATACCTGGGCCGCAACGATGACCAGGTGAAGATCCGCGGCTTCCGTATCGAGTTGGGCGAGATCGAAGCCAGGCTGGCCCAGCATGCAGACGTGAAGGACGCCGTGGTACTGGTGCGCGAAGACATGCCGGGGGAAAAACGCCTGGTGGCCTACTTCACACAGCTTGATCCAGACGCGACGGTGAACATCGAAACCCTGCGCATGCACCTGCAATCCAGGCTGCCGGGCCACATGGTCCCGGCCGCCTACGTGCGCCTCGACCTGTTGCCGTTGACCCCCAACGGAAAACTCGATCGCAAGGCCTTGCCGGCACCGGACCTGGCGAGCGTCATCCGCCGCGGTTACGAAGCCCCGGTGGGGGACACCGAAATCACGCTGGCCCAACTGTGGGCTGAAATTCTCAATGTGGAACGCGTTGGCCGCCACGATGACTTCTTCGAGCTGGGTGGGCACTCCTTACTGGCTGTCAGCCTGATGGAGCGGATGCGCCAGGAGGGCATGGAAGCGGATGTGCGGACACTGTTCGAGCAACCGACGCTCTCGGATTACGCGGCAATGACAGAAAAAATGGAGATTGTCCTGTGA